The genomic window CCAGGAAACCAAGAACGCCTCCCTGTTCTTATATGAACGTCCCAAGAGCCTGCTGGAGTACGGAAACGCAGCAAGTTTCAAAGACGTAAACGGTATCGAAGCCATATTCTTGTACAACAACGGCACACTGGTCTATCCGGACATTTCATCGAAGCTACTTGCTCACACAGAGCAGTTCTCCGATGCTAAGCCCACCCCTGCCGAAGGAACTCTGTACCAGGCCGAACAGGACAGCCGCAATTTACAAGAAGTTTTATTCTCCCGAGAAATGCTTGCAAGAAATCCTTTGCTTTCGCCAAAAGAACAGGCTCAGAACATTCTTGGAATCATCCGCATAGCCTACAAGAACAAAGATTACAACGAAGCCCTGCGACTTTTGAAAATTCTTGAAACAAGACCCAAATTGCAGGGATACCTACATTCGGACCTTACCCGTTCCATAAACTTACTTCACTTTGACATCTTGGTAAAGATGAAAAACCACCAAGAAGCTGAAGACTACTGCCTATCCGTCCTGAACCAATTTCTGCAAGAAAAGACCATCGAGGATATTCCCTCCACGAGATTCTTCTTCGAGACTGCCTTCACCCAGATTCTTTCTTTCGAAAACCTCAAGCAAGAAAAGCGTGAAGCCTTCTGGAATTTGAGAGGAAACTTCAACCGGCAGCTTAGCTATACGGAAATCCTGATGCACAACCAGGAACTTTTCCAAAATACCCTGCATAGCGAAAGCTCTGCCAAAACAGGGATCCTGTTCAAGTCCGACAGAAACGTTGACTTAATTAGGATGTCCTACCCCATGCTCTCCGGAAACCAAGTTGTCATTGCCAAGGTAGACGAAAGCGCCTACCGAAGTCGACTTATAGACAAACTGAAGGATGTTGCCCAACGATGGAAAAATGTCCCCTTCTCTATTACTGACGCAAACGATTCCGTTCTGTTGGGATCCATTCCCGACAGCGCAAGCATTATTTCGCAAACCACCTTCAGTACGGCGCAATCCTGGCAACTGAGCCTTTACGAAAAAGATGTAGGCGAAATCCGAAAAGAATCCAGGCATCGAATGCTCCTGATGTATGGCCTTTTGTTTTTCTCCCTCATTACGGTGATATTTGGCTCCTTCTTTATGCTACGTTTCTTTATTCAGGAACACAAGCTTTTGGCCATGAAGGCAAACTTCCTTTCTAGCGTTTCTCACGAATTGAAAACGCCCCTCACCTCTATCAAGATGTTCGCCGAAATGATGGCTAGAGGGCGTGTCATGAAAGTCGAAAAAGTCCAGGAATACTCTGGACTCATCAACAAGGAAGCCTCCCGACTAGAAAACCTGATTGGAGCCATCCTGAACTACACCCGCATGGAACACGGTACAGGAGCATTCAAGTGGGAAAAATTGGATTTTTCTGTATGCGCCAAGAAAGTCTTTGAAGCGGTAGAAGATATTGGCGTCGAAAAGGGACTTTCTTTCAAAACCCATTTTGACCCCAACGTATATGTCATGGGCGATTACACGGCACTTTATAGCCTAGCGCAGAATCTAATAGAAAATGCGATTAAATACACCAACGCTCCCGGCGATATTGAAATCAAGGTCTACAACGAAGACGACCGCGCCGTATTTTCAGTAATTGACACGGGCGTAGGCATTCCTTCTTCGGAACAAAAAAATATATTTAATGATTTTTACAGGGTTGGCGACGAAATGACTCGTAGCACAAAGGGCTCAGGACTTGGACTTGCCATTGTGAAACGGGTCGCAGAAACCCACAGGGCAACCATATCCCTGGTAAGTAAGCCCGGCAAGGGCTCCAACTTTACGGTAAGATTTAGAAAGGTGGATTAACATGCAACACAAAATCCTCATCGTAGAAGACGAAGAAATCATCCGGCTCGGTCTGCAAGACAATTTTGAGTTGGAAAATTACATCGTTGAGACAGCTGCCGACGGCGAAGAGGCCATTGCCAAGGCGGATTCCTTTATGCCGCACCTGGTAATCCTCGACTTGATGATTCCCAAGAAAAGCGGGTTCGAGGTCTGCCGAGTCATCCGTAAAAAGCACCCTCAAACATTCATTATCATGCTGACTGCCAAGACCGAAGAAACCAGCAAGGTGGCTGGTCTTGAAATGGGAGCTGATGACTATGTGACCAAGCCATTCTCCATCTTAGAGCTCTTGGCCCGAGTCAAAGCATTCCTCCGTAGAGTTGACACAGACGCCCCCCCTACACAAACAGCAGCGCCTTCTGATGTAGTAGATTTTGCAGACATCCACCTAGATTTCAAAAAATACGAAGCTACCAAGGGTGGAGTCCCCCTAGAAATGTCCGCCAGGGAATTTCAGATTCTCAAATACTTCTGGCTACACAAGGGCGAGGTTGTCCTCCGCGAAGATCTGTTGCAGGAAATATGGGGGTATACCACAGAGAACATGCCCTCCACGCGAACCATTGACAATCACATCGTGAACCTTCGCAAAAAACTGGAAGACGACCAAGCCAACCCCAAAATCATCCTTTCTATCAGAGGAGCAGGGTATAAGTTTGATGTGTGACGAGTAGTGAGTTATGAGTTGTGAGATACGACTGAAAACTGATGACCGAAAAAATGCTGAACCCTAGATTGGACAAAGGAAATTTCGCAATACGCATGGCAATAATGCTTGTGTGGTTGTGCGGCATTGTATCGTTTGCAAATGCTGAGAAGATGGAAGCCTCCATACAAGAGGCTTTATACCGCTTTGAAATGAAAGGGGAATTTCAAAAAGCCATTGGCATTCTGGAAAAAGTTGTCAGCGAAGGAGACCACGAAGATAAGGAGCAAGCTAGCTTTTACCTTGGAAAAATTCAAGAACTAGCGGGAAACAGGCAATCTGCCAACCTTTACTACAAGCAAAGTCTTCAAAATACGAAAGAAACAAGCAAGGCCTATTGGCTCGCCGAAAGAATTGGAGCAACTGCAAACAAACCAGAAACCATTCAAAAGAATATTCTCCGGTTAAAATCTCCCGTACAAAAAATCTTCAATGGGAACCCAACATACATTCATCTTCAAAACGGAGAGATCTATAAAATAGCAAACGATTCACTTATCAAAATTCCGACTAACATCGCAAGCGGCGCTGAAATCCTGAAAGTTAACAACGCCGGATTATGGTACGCCACACCAGAAAAAGACAGTATTCGATTTAAACCTTTCAATAACGTGCGCAAGGTCAAATCCATTGCTCTACGAAATCCAAAAGACATCGCTATTAGCGAAAATAAAGCCCTTATTCAAGGAGATTACGCCGTTGTACTCGTCAATAAAAGAGGCGAACAAGAGTTGTCCAACGATAACTTCAACGAATGTCAGATAGAAATGTACTATACCCCCACCGAACATTTTATCTTGAATTGTCCCGACAACGCACTTCATTTTTTATCAAGCGATAATCTTTCAGAATCTTTTATTATAAGCCAATATGACGCCATACAGAAAACCATCTCTATAAAAAACAACATAGTTTTCTATTCCGGAGGAAATCTTTTTTGCTACAACATTCAAAAAAGCATCGATCCCATTTGGAAAGCCGCGTTTAATTCTGTAGAAAGTATTATTCCTTTTGAGAACAATATTGTCGTGCTCGAAGCCTCTGGTCGATTATCCCTTTTAAGTATCAACACAGGCGACACTATCGCAGTATTGCGAAGTGACGCAGACCGAATTCATCCACTGGCAAAGGGGACACTCGGACTATTTACTAACGAGGGAGCCCTCATCGTAGTGGACACCTTACTTCGCCCTCTATGGAATTTTAATTTTGCCAGGCCCATCACGCAGGCCCCTATTCTTACTGACGGGAATACCTATCTAAGTTTTGACAATCAAAATTTGCAAGGAATCGCACCCTATTATTATGGGAAGTCCCCCCTAGCATCATCAATTCTTTCACAACAGGCTGCAATTCTTGCAGAAACATCCCAATGGGACAAACTCACCGCTGTACTAGATTCTCTGCTGAAACTAGAACCGGGCAATGCTGAAGGTTGGTTATTCAGGGCCCTTCAATTAGAAAATAACCAGAGTAAGGAGCAAGAAAGGCAAAAAGCCTGGTCTGAGGCCGTTAGACTTTCTGTTAGCAATCCCCAAGTAACACCTTTGATTCTCAATCGTTACAGTAAAGCCATCGGCGCAAAGTTCGTAAGCTTATTAAATGTATCTCCCAAAACAAGATACCCTCAATTTTTCGGGAGCAAAAAGAACCTATATACCATTGACCCGGCCGCAAACAGGCTTATCTGCATCAACGCCGAAAATGGAGAACTCCGTTGGACAAAGGCTTTGTCAAAAATGGACAATAGCCTCGTCATCAACAATGATGAAAAAATTCTTGTTCTTGCATCAGGCTTCAACCTAAACATTTATGAACTGAGCAAAGACGGGAAGAGGACCTCTATCCAGCTACCGGGTAAAGCCTTCAATATCTCATTGGAAAACGAAGCCATCTATATTTCAACTTGGAACGGTTTCATGATTAAGCTTACAAGACCCGATGGTAGACTTGCCTGGTCCCGAAAAATATTTGACCTACCATTTCTTTTTGCAAGAGACGATTTCCAAATTGTCGCCTCTAGCCTGGAAGGAAACATATCTCATCTTTGGGAAGGATCCGGGCAAATCAAGCTAGGTTTAGTAAAAATGCCATCAGGGATTTCTCAAATGACACATATCGATTCCACCATGATTTTCGCAACTACCAATAACAGACTACTTATCTACGATGCAAGAAATCCCAGTAACGACCCTCTGCAAATTCTAATGGAATCTCCCATTGCTTCGTTACAAGCTTTCCCCTACAAGGGGACAAATTGCGTCCTAGTGGGGCTTGCAAACCAAAGTCTACTTCTGTATACCATCTCTGGAACGCCCCTATGGAAATTCCAGGGGAAAAGTTCCATCTTTTCAAAACCTTTTGTGGAAGATGGCCTAGCCTGGCTAGACCAGGGTAACGAAGTTGTCGCCATATCCCTTTCTGATGGGAAAATAGTCCACCGTTTCAGCACGCCCGGTGGAGCAGGAACCCCCTTTATCCTGAACAAGACTCTCTTTAGCGCCTCCTCTAAAAGGTTGTTGTATGGATTTTCCCTCTAAATGGCAAAATTCAACCATTTTTACTCCGATTTAGACTGCTTTTAGCCTCAAAATAGTGGTTTTTCCTTTGAAAAAACATTACATTTCTATATGTTGTAATTGTCTTTTAGAAGGATGAAGATTTTGACATTTTTCAAGGTTTTAAGCGTCTTTGCCCTTACAGGCGTTCTGATTACTTTCTCCGGTTGCAAGACCGAAGAAAATTCAGAGGTTGTCCAGAGCCAGCAAGAATACCCAAGAAGTGAGACCCTCTATATTGGAGGGTTCGACTGGGCACCTCCGGCAACGTTCAACCCTCTGGACTACGACCCCAATTTCCCTATCGACGGGAACGTCCGCCTTATGTACGAGACCCTGGTTACCTACAACCAGCTTAATGGCGAACTGGAACCCATGCTTGCCGACAGTTTCAAGCAGACTGACGACGCCGTCATCGTTCATCTAGACGAACGGGCCAAATGGAATAACGGCGAACCGGTGTCCGTGGATGACGTTATTTTTTCCTTCTTCATTGATTCAATCCTGCCCACCCCAAGGCATGGCAACTGGAACTATATCAAGAAGATTTCTGCAGACAGCAACAACAACATTACATTCTCCTTAAATCAAGAGAATCGGAACCCCCTGATCCTTCTAAATGCCATAGCGGAAACCTCCATTCTCCCCAAAAAAGTCTTTGGTCCCATTGTCCTAAGTGCCGTAAGCAATAAAACATACGACATGGCCAAGGTTACAGCATTTAAAAACGACTCCAATCCCGTAGTTTCCGGACCATACGACTTAAAAACATTCTCCCCCGACAAGATTGTCCTGGAAAGGAATGACAATTACTGGGGCAATGTAAAGCACGGCGGCAAGAAGCCCGCCCCCAAATACATCATCCACTCCTTGTACAACGGCAACAACCACTTCAACAGTGCTATGGTCAAGGGTAACCTAGACGTATCTTCCATTTTCCTTCCCCGTATTTGGGACAAGGTTAAGGACAGTATTCGCGCCTGGAGCAGGAACGAACCGTACCACCAGCCCGGGTCCATTACTACGTTATTGATAGCCCATCATCAAAAGCCCTTTAGTGATGTTGCTTTCCGCAGAGCTCTTGCACATAGCATCAACTTCGAAAAAGTCAAGGCGCGTGCTATATCCAACTATACACCGGCCATGCAATCTGGATTTATTCTGCCCTTTGGTACAGAAAGCAAGTTCTTCAATAAAGAAGATGCCGAGAAATATGGTTACGAATTCGATTTGGACAAGGCTCGTAGCATTTTGAAGGATGCGGGCTACTCCTGGAATGCC from Fibrobacter sp. includes these protein-coding regions:
- a CDS encoding HAMP domain-containing histidine kinase, with product QETKNASLFLYERPKSLLEYGNAASFKDVNGIEAIFLYNNGTLVYPDISSKLLAHTEQFSDAKPTPAEGTLYQAEQDSRNLQEVLFSREMLARNPLLSPKEQAQNILGIIRIAYKNKDYNEALRLLKILETRPKLQGYLHSDLTRSINLLHFDILVKMKNHQEAEDYCLSVLNQFLQEKTIEDIPSTRFFFETAFTQILSFENLKQEKREAFWNLRGNFNRQLSYTEILMHNQELFQNTLHSESSAKTGILFKSDRNVDLIRMSYPMLSGNQVVIAKVDESAYRSRLIDKLKDVAQRWKNVPFSITDANDSVLLGSIPDSASIISQTTFSTAQSWQLSLYEKDVGEIRKESRHRMLLMYGLLFFSLITVIFGSFFMLRFFIQEHKLLAMKANFLSSVSHELKTPLTSIKMFAEMMARGRVMKVEKVQEYSGLINKEASRLENLIGAILNYTRMEHGTGAFKWEKLDFSVCAKKVFEAVEDIGVEKGLSFKTHFDPNVYVMGDYTALYSLAQNLIENAIKYTNAPGDIEIKVYNEDDRAVFSVIDTGVGIPSSEQKNIFNDFYRVGDEMTRSTKGSGLGLAIVKRVAETHRATISLVSKPGKGSNFTVRFRKVD
- a CDS encoding response regulator transcription factor; this encodes MQHKILIVEDEEIIRLGLQDNFELENYIVETAADGEEAIAKADSFMPHLVILDLMIPKKSGFEVCRVIRKKHPQTFIIMLTAKTEETSKVAGLEMGADDYVTKPFSILELLARVKAFLRRVDTDAPPTQTAAPSDVVDFADIHLDFKKYEATKGGVPLEMSAREFQILKYFWLHKGEVVLREDLLQEIWGYTTENMPSTRTIDNHIVNLRKKLEDDQANPKIILSIRGAGYKFDV
- a CDS encoding PQQ-like beta-propeller repeat protein, with protein sequence MTEKMLNPRLDKGNFAIRMAIMLVWLCGIVSFANAEKMEASIQEALYRFEMKGEFQKAIGILEKVVSEGDHEDKEQASFYLGKIQELAGNRQSANLYYKQSLQNTKETSKAYWLAERIGATANKPETIQKNILRLKSPVQKIFNGNPTYIHLQNGEIYKIANDSLIKIPTNIASGAEILKVNNAGLWYATPEKDSIRFKPFNNVRKVKSIALRNPKDIAISENKALIQGDYAVVLVNKRGEQELSNDNFNECQIEMYYTPTEHFILNCPDNALHFLSSDNLSESFIISQYDAIQKTISIKNNIVFYSGGNLFCYNIQKSIDPIWKAAFNSVESIIPFENNIVVLEASGRLSLLSINTGDTIAVLRSDADRIHPLAKGTLGLFTNEGALIVVDTLLRPLWNFNFARPITQAPILTDGNTYLSFDNQNLQGIAPYYYGKSPLASSILSQQAAILAETSQWDKLTAVLDSLLKLEPGNAEGWLFRALQLENNQSKEQERQKAWSEAVRLSVSNPQVTPLILNRYSKAIGAKFVSLLNVSPKTRYPQFFGSKKNLYTIDPAANRLICINAENGELRWTKALSKMDNSLVINNDEKILVLASGFNLNIYELSKDGKRTSIQLPGKAFNISLENEAIYISTWNGFMIKLTRPDGRLAWSRKIFDLPFLFARDDFQIVASSLEGNISHLWEGSGQIKLGLVKMPSGISQMTHIDSTMIFATTNNRLLIYDARNPSNDPLQILMESPIASLQAFPYKGTNCVLVGLANQSLLLYTISGTPLWKFQGKSSIFSKPFVEDGLAWLDQGNEVVAISLSDGKIVHRFSTPGGAGTPFILNKTLFSASSKRLLYGFSL
- a CDS encoding ABC transporter substrate-binding protein, which encodes MKILTFFKVLSVFALTGVLITFSGCKTEENSEVVQSQQEYPRSETLYIGGFDWAPPATFNPLDYDPNFPIDGNVRLMYETLVTYNQLNGELEPMLADSFKQTDDAVIVHLDERAKWNNGEPVSVDDVIFSFFIDSILPTPRHGNWNYIKKISADSNNNITFSLNQENRNPLILLNAIAETSILPKKVFGPIVLSAVSNKTYDMAKVTAFKNDSNPVVSGPYDLKTFSPDKIVLERNDNYWGNVKHGGKKPAPKYIIHSLYNGNNHFNSAMVKGNLDVSSIFLPRIWDKVKDSIRAWSRNEPYHQPGSITTLLIAHHQKPFSDVAFRRALAHSINFEKVKARAISNYTPAMQSGFILPFGTESKFFNKEDAEKYGYEFDLDKARSILKDAGYSWNAEGALLDPDGSPVRTIKLECPQGWTDWEDAIKVIAGTFQEIGIPAEEYFVDYGVWDKDLRLGTFDLAMKTQTAELSAATPWTRFSQIMGPIGLKPVGEDAFSNQGRFSNDEANKLLDKIPTIRDEAELTLAYRELNKIFMETIPVLPVMYRPTQYYQFSTKHWTNFPTEENPYAPPQHLIVAAGVKALWEIQAVK